One window of Nymphaea colorata isolate Beijing-Zhang1983 chromosome 1, ASM883128v2, whole genome shotgun sequence genomic DNA carries:
- the LOC116261785 gene encoding pentatricopeptide repeat-containing protein At1g80270, mitochondrial-like isoform X1 has product MWAVRRATNSNPLRGLGYQMLAARNFFVKRDGLSNGTVWCLNNHENGHFVVADNPLPKRFSNRLVYTKYFMGGKFLSSQARPVANGDEEGQDDTFSKLETPENVEGNKSEAPEEVDYLVSEPELSEEDDSAEDLTREHAEIDTSDSEVGFSAKVKDFQEKTSSSLSQVIIQTLPQSVEDAIDNWVEGGNAVTRDIVSIVMATLRSHKFYEKALQLSEWLEASGSLPFTDRDYASRLDLVAKVRGIHAAELCLEKFPPNMQTELVYRTLLANYTSMQMLSKAEALFKLMKKKGFSLTAFSCNQLLALYKILDRKKFADVLLLMENENVEPTGFTYKILIDAKGRVGDYEGMEQVVEKMKSDGIVPDGYTQYLIASYYIKGRFYEKVDAVLKEMEGDPSKVKRSACIGLLSLYAALGRADDVSRIWKLCERNPRHAEFIFAIEAWGKLGKIENAEAVFQKRIDCGGKLPQRICTALLKVYTNHKLHDKAKHLVKRMLEEGGRLRPLTLDTIVKLYLQSGEVRRADSILQMALQQQHHAMPKYVTYLAILDRYAEEGDIHNAEKIFEQFRQAGYSRKVGTYRRLLFAYINAKQPAYGFAERLKADNILLQGTMASQLAQLNSCNKIAVAGLLE; this is encoded by the exons ATGTGGGCAGTTCGCAGAGCTACCAACAGCAACCCTCTcag GGGACTGGGGTATCAGATGCTTGCTGCTAGAAACTTTTTTGTCAAACGGGACGGTTTAAGCAATGGCACTGTTTGGTGCCTAAATAATCATGAAAACGGTCATTTCGTTGTTGCTGATAACCCCTTGCCAAAGAGATTCTCTAATCGCCTTGTATACACCAAATACTTTATGGGTGGTAAGTTCCTTTCTTCACAGGCAAGGCCAGTGGCGAATGGAGATGAAGAAGGCCAAGATGATACATTCTCAAAGCTTGAGACTCCTGAGAATGTGGAGGGTAATAAAAGTGAGGCCCCGGAGGAGGTTGACTATTTGGTGTCTGAGCCTGAGCTATCAGAAGAAGATGATTCAGCTGAGGACTTGACCAGGGAACATGCAGAAATTGACACCTCGGATTCTGAAGTTGGTTTTAGTGCCAAAGTGAAGGACTTCCAGGAGAAGACTAGTTCCTCATTGAGTCAGGTTATCATTCAGACTCTGCCTCAATCTGTTGAGGATGCAATTGATAATTGGGTTGAAGGAGGTAATGCTGTGACCCGAGATATTGTTTCAATAGTCATGGCTACTCTTCGCAGtcataaattttatgaaaaggCTTTGCAG CTTTCAGAATGGTTGGAAGCAAGTGGTAGCCTACCTTTCACTGACCGAGACTATGCTTCGCGTCTAGATTTGGTTGCCAAAGTTCGTGGCATTCATGCTGCTGAACTTTGCCTTGAAAAATTCCCACCAAATATGCAAACTGAATTGGTTTACAGGACTCTCTTGGCCAACTACACTAGCATGCAAATGTTAAGCAAAGCAGAGGCGTTGTTTAaattaatgaagaagaaaggcTTCTCGCTGACTGCATTTTCATGTAACCAACTGCTTGCACTGTACAAAATACTTGACAGAAAGAAATTTGCAGATGTTCTACTGCTGATGGAGAATGAAAATGTTGAGCCAACAGGCTTCACTTATAAGATCTTGATTGATGCAAAAGGTAGAGTTGGTGATTATGAGGGGATGGAACAAGTTGTAGAGAAAATGAAATCTGACGGGATAGTTCCTGATGGATATACCCAATATCTGATAGCTAGCTACTACATCAAAGGCAGGTTTTATGAGAAGGTAGATGCAGTCTTAAAGGAAATGGAAGGAGATCCATCAAAGGTTAAACGTAGTGCTTGCATAGGTTTACTTTCTCTCTACGCTGCCCTTGGCAGAGCTGATGATGTTAGCCGAATCTGGAAACTCTGTGAGCGAAATCCACGACATGCTGAGTTTATATTTGCCATTGAAGCATGGGGAAAGCTGGGTAAGATAGAGAATGCAGAGGCAGTGTTTCAAAAGAGGATTGACTGTGGAGGGAAGCTGCCCCAGAGAATCTGCACCGCGTTACTTAAGGTTTATACAAACCACAAGCTGCATGATAAGGCCAAACATTTGGTGAAGCGCATGTTGGAAGAGGGTGGCAGGCTGAGGCCCTTGACGCTGGACACAATTGTGAAGCTTTATTTGCAATCGGGTGAGGTGCGGAGGGCTGACTCTATCCTCCAGATGGCTCTGCAGCAGCAACACCATGCAATGCCCAAGTACGTCACTTATTTGGCCATCTTAGATAGATACGCAGAGGAGGGCGATATTCACAATGCCGAGAAAATCTTCGAGCAGTTCAGACAGGCCGGATACAGCAGGAAGGTTGGTACGTATCGGCGGCTACtctttgcatatataaatgcaAAGCAACCTGCATATGGATTCGCAGAAAGACTGAAGGCAGACAATATACTTCTACAGGGAACAATGGCATCTCAGCTGGCGCAGCTTAACAGTTGCAACAAGATTGCGGTAGCAGGATTGCTGGAATGA
- the LOC116261808 gene encoding NADH dehydrogenase [ubiquinone] 1 alpha subcomplex subunit 6 — protein sequence MAFVMRQVKVPPNSASLEEARARTIEFFKQACRSIPTIMEIHNLYDVVTPSQLRSTISAEIRKNAHITSPKIIDMLLFKGVEELSNIVEHAKQRHHVIGQYVIGRGGLVQDTSTKDQETSEFLKKFYSTNYF from the exons ATGGCGTTCGTGATGAGGCAGGTGAAGGTGCCGCCGAACTCGGCGAGCCTCGAGGAGGCGAGGGCAAGGACAATCGAGTTCTTCAAGCAGGCCTGCAGATCCATCCCCACCATCATGGAGATTCACAACCTATACGACGTCGTCACACCGTCCCAGCTCCGCTCCACCATCTCCGCCGAGATCAGGAAGAATGCCCACATCACCAGCCCCAAG ATAATTGACATGCTTCTATTCAAAGGAGTCGAGGAACTCAGCAACATTGTTGAACATGCAAAGCAACGTCATCATGTGATTGGTCAGTATGTAATTGGGCGTGGGGGCCTCGTGCAGGACACAAGCACCAAAGACCAGGAGACATCAGAGTTCCTTAAGAAGTTCTACAGCACCAACTACTTCTGA
- the LOC116246025 gene encoding pentatricopeptide repeat-containing protein At1g80270, mitochondrial-like — protein sequence MWAVRRATNTSLLRGLGYQILAARSISVKWEGLSNGSGTVQCLSRHENGPIVVADSPFPKRLSDCLLYTRFLVGHRWLSFQTGSEADGNEEGQEDAFSELESPGNVEGTKCVAANEADDLVSEPELSEEDDSAEDITGEHAEIDISDHEVDFSDKVKEFPEKTSFPLTQIIIQAPVQSIKGAISKWVEGGNAVTRDVLLMVMAYLRNRKFYKKALQLSEWLEASGTLPLTDRDYASRMDLVAKVYGIHAAKRFLKSIPPTMQTELVYRTLLANYTSMQMLRKAEALFKLMQKKGFPLTAFSCNQLLALYKILDREKLADVLLLMEKENVKPTLVTYKILIDAKGRVGDYEGMEQVVEKMKSDGLVPDGYTQYLLASYYIKGRLHEKVDPILKEMEGDSSKVRGGVRRGLLSLYANLGRSDDVSRIWELCGANPQPAESIFAIEAWGKLGKIENAEAVFEKRTEHGGKLPQKICTALLKVYTNHKLLDKAKKLVKRMLVEGGGLMPLTLDAVVKLYLRSGEVQKADSVLQMAVQQKNARPMYVTYFAILGGYAEKGDIHNAEKIFEQSRRAGYTSKVGAYRRLLIAYVNAKEPAYGFAERLKADNILPQGAMASQLALLNSCHKFAVAELLE from the exons ATGTGGGCAGTTCGCAGAGCTACCAACACCAGCCTTCTCAG GGGACTTGGGTACCAGATACTTGCTGCTAGAAGCATTTCTGTTAAATGGGAGGGTTTAAGCAATGGCAGTGGCACTGTTCAGTGCCTAAGTAGGCATGAAAATGGTCCCATCGTGGTTGCTGATAGCCCTTTTCCGAAGAGGTTATCTGATTGCCTTTTATACACCAGATTCTTAGTGGGTCATAGATGGCTTTCTTTCCAGACCGGGTCAGAGGCTGATGGAAATGAAGAAGGCCAAGAGGACGCATTTTCTGAGCTTGAGTCTCCTGGGAATGTGGAGGGGACTAAATGTGTGGCAGCGAACGAAGCTGACGATTTGGTGTCTGAGCCTGAGCTATCAGAAGAAGATGATTCAGCTGAGGACATCACCGGGGAACATGCAGAAATTGACATCTCGGATCATGAGGTTGATTTTAGTGACAAAGTGAAGGAGTTCCCAGAAAAGACTAGTTTCCCACTGACTCAGATTATCATTCAGGCTCCAGTTCAATCAATTAAGGGCGCAATTAGTAAGTGGGTTGAAGGAGGTAATGCTGTGACCCGAGATGTTCTTTTAATGGTCATGGCATATCTTCGCAATcgcaaattttataaaaaggcCTTGCAG CTTTCAGAATGGTTGGAAGCGAGCGGGACCTTACCTTTGACTGACCGAGATTATGCTTCTCGCATGGATTTGGTTGCCAAAGTTTATGGTATTCATGCTGCTAAACGTTTTCTGAAAAGCATTCCACCAACCATGCAAACTGAATTAGTTTACAGGACTCTCTTGGCCAATTACACTAGCATGCAAATGTTAAGGAAAGCGGAGGCATTGTTTAAGTTAATGCAGAAGAAAGGCTTTCCCTTGACTGCATTTTCATGTAACCAACTACTTGCGCTGTACAAAATACTTGACAGGGAGAAACTTGCTGATGTCCTACTGCTGATGGAGAAGGAAAACGTCAAGCCTACACTGGTCACTTACAAGATCTTGATCGATGCAAAAGGAAGGGTTGGTGATTATGAGGGGATGGAACAGGTTGTGGAGAAAATGAAATCTGATGGATTAGTTCCTGATGGATATACCCAATATCTGTTAGCTAGCTACTACATCAAAGGCCGGTTACACGAGAAGGTAGATCCAATCCTAAAGGAAATGGAAGGAGATTCGTCAAAGGTTAGGGGTGGTGTGCGTAGGGGTTTGCTTTCTCTCTATGCCAACCTTGGCAGATCAGATGATGTTAGCCGTATCTGGGAACTGTGTGGGGCAAATCCACAACCGGCAGAGTCTATCTTTGCCATTGAAGCCTGGGGGAAGCTGGGTAAGATAGAGAATGCCGAGGCAGTGTTTGAGAAGAGGACCGAGCATGGAGGCAAGCTTCCCCAGAAAATCTGCACCGCTTTACTGAAGGTTTATACAAATCACAAGCTGCTGGATAAAGCCAAAAAATTGGTGAAGCGCATGTTGGTTGAGGGTGGCGGACTGATGCCCTTGACACTGGATGCAGTTGTGAAGCTTTATTTGCGGTCAGGTGAAGTGCAGAAGGCTGATTCTGTCCTGCAGATGGCTGTGCAGCAAAAGAATGCAAGGCCCATGTACGTCACTTACTTCGCCATCTTGGGTGGATACGCAGAGAAAGGCGATATTCACAATGCTGAAAAAATCTTTGAGCAGTCAAGGCGGGCTGGATACACGAGCAAAGTTGGAGCATATCGGCGGCTCCTCATTGCTTATGTTAATGCAAAGGAACCTGCATACGGATTTGCAGAAAGACTGAAGGCCGATAATATACTTCCACAGGGAGCAATGGCATCTCAGCTGGCGCTACTTAACAGCTGCCACAAGTTTGCGGTAGCGGAATTGCTGGAATGA
- the LOC116261785 gene encoding pentatricopeptide repeat-containing protein At1g80270, mitochondrial-like isoform X2, which yields MLAARNFFVKRDGLSNGTVWCLNNHENGHFVVADNPLPKRFSNRLVYTKYFMGGKFLSSQARPVANGDEEGQDDTFSKLETPENVEGNKSEAPEEVDYLVSEPELSEEDDSAEDLTREHAEIDTSDSEVGFSAKVKDFQEKTSSSLSQVIIQTLPQSVEDAIDNWVEGGNAVTRDIVSIVMATLRSHKFYEKALQLSEWLEASGSLPFTDRDYASRLDLVAKVRGIHAAELCLEKFPPNMQTELVYRTLLANYTSMQMLSKAEALFKLMKKKGFSLTAFSCNQLLALYKILDRKKFADVLLLMENENVEPTGFTYKILIDAKGRVGDYEGMEQVVEKMKSDGIVPDGYTQYLIASYYIKGRFYEKVDAVLKEMEGDPSKVKRSACIGLLSLYAALGRADDVSRIWKLCERNPRHAEFIFAIEAWGKLGKIENAEAVFQKRIDCGGKLPQRICTALLKVYTNHKLHDKAKHLVKRMLEEGGRLRPLTLDTIVKLYLQSGEVRRADSILQMALQQQHHAMPKYVTYLAILDRYAEEGDIHNAEKIFEQFRQAGYSRKVGTYRRLLFAYINAKQPAYGFAERLKADNILLQGTMASQLAQLNSCNKIAVAGLLE from the exons ATGCTTGCTGCTAGAAACTTTTTTGTCAAACGGGACGGTTTAAGCAATGGCACTGTTTGGTGCCTAAATAATCATGAAAACGGTCATTTCGTTGTTGCTGATAACCCCTTGCCAAAGAGATTCTCTAATCGCCTTGTATACACCAAATACTTTATGGGTGGTAAGTTCCTTTCTTCACAGGCAAGGCCAGTGGCGAATGGAGATGAAGAAGGCCAAGATGATACATTCTCAAAGCTTGAGACTCCTGAGAATGTGGAGGGTAATAAAAGTGAGGCCCCGGAGGAGGTTGACTATTTGGTGTCTGAGCCTGAGCTATCAGAAGAAGATGATTCAGCTGAGGACTTGACCAGGGAACATGCAGAAATTGACACCTCGGATTCTGAAGTTGGTTTTAGTGCCAAAGTGAAGGACTTCCAGGAGAAGACTAGTTCCTCATTGAGTCAGGTTATCATTCAGACTCTGCCTCAATCTGTTGAGGATGCAATTGATAATTGGGTTGAAGGAGGTAATGCTGTGACCCGAGATATTGTTTCAATAGTCATGGCTACTCTTCGCAGtcataaattttatgaaaaggCTTTGCAG CTTTCAGAATGGTTGGAAGCAAGTGGTAGCCTACCTTTCACTGACCGAGACTATGCTTCGCGTCTAGATTTGGTTGCCAAAGTTCGTGGCATTCATGCTGCTGAACTTTGCCTTGAAAAATTCCCACCAAATATGCAAACTGAATTGGTTTACAGGACTCTCTTGGCCAACTACACTAGCATGCAAATGTTAAGCAAAGCAGAGGCGTTGTTTAaattaatgaagaagaaaggcTTCTCGCTGACTGCATTTTCATGTAACCAACTGCTTGCACTGTACAAAATACTTGACAGAAAGAAATTTGCAGATGTTCTACTGCTGATGGAGAATGAAAATGTTGAGCCAACAGGCTTCACTTATAAGATCTTGATTGATGCAAAAGGTAGAGTTGGTGATTATGAGGGGATGGAACAAGTTGTAGAGAAAATGAAATCTGACGGGATAGTTCCTGATGGATATACCCAATATCTGATAGCTAGCTACTACATCAAAGGCAGGTTTTATGAGAAGGTAGATGCAGTCTTAAAGGAAATGGAAGGAGATCCATCAAAGGTTAAACGTAGTGCTTGCATAGGTTTACTTTCTCTCTACGCTGCCCTTGGCAGAGCTGATGATGTTAGCCGAATCTGGAAACTCTGTGAGCGAAATCCACGACATGCTGAGTTTATATTTGCCATTGAAGCATGGGGAAAGCTGGGTAAGATAGAGAATGCAGAGGCAGTGTTTCAAAAGAGGATTGACTGTGGAGGGAAGCTGCCCCAGAGAATCTGCACCGCGTTACTTAAGGTTTATACAAACCACAAGCTGCATGATAAGGCCAAACATTTGGTGAAGCGCATGTTGGAAGAGGGTGGCAGGCTGAGGCCCTTGACGCTGGACACAATTGTGAAGCTTTATTTGCAATCGGGTGAGGTGCGGAGGGCTGACTCTATCCTCCAGATGGCTCTGCAGCAGCAACACCATGCAATGCCCAAGTACGTCACTTATTTGGCCATCTTAGATAGATACGCAGAGGAGGGCGATATTCACAATGCCGAGAAAATCTTCGAGCAGTTCAGACAGGCCGGATACAGCAGGAAGGTTGGTACGTATCGGCGGCTACtctttgcatatataaatgcaAAGCAACCTGCATATGGATTCGCAGAAAGACTGAAGGCAGACAATATACTTCTACAGGGAACAATGGCATCTCAGCTGGCGCAGCTTAACAGTTGCAACAAGATTGCGGTAGCAGGATTGCTGGAATGA
- the LOC116246547 gene encoding uncharacterized protein LOC116246547, translating into MESSSVSSLPSSSVLLEATEACDFNPLMVSDELDCFSDEASAFSGFCNLGVPFDRFSEGSTLPTACSTKTASCPLEPSPSSEELDVLEAELKSIHDALMEDVNVGNAGLAEIGFGQDNSFGNTPRSAKKPSLEEASAEQKCTDIAMVSLHLIQNKRPFKCSHCGCEKTFKNPQTLKMHSKTHSSDEVSLQLSSEPVPHACRAGQNKKIPCRCPVCGGTFVGLYELRRHFGRKHSEGEKMHCCKKCGKKFYVEVDLRDHLKLCGEPIGCKCGMKFAFRCNLLAHKKAHPECM; encoded by the coding sequence ATGGAGTCGAGTTCTGTCTCTTCGCTTCCGAGCTCTTCTGTGCTTCTGGAAGCTACAGAagcttgtgattttaatcctcTGATGGTGTCAGATGAGCTCGACTGCTTCAGCGATGAGGCTTCCGCATTTTCTGGATTCTGTAATCTTGGTGTTCCATTCGATAGATTTTCGGAAGGATCTACTCTTCCAACTGCATGCAGTACTAAAACTGCAAGCTGCCCATTAGAGCCTTCGCCTTCATCCGAGGAGCTTGATGTCCTGGAGGCAGAATTGAAGTCGATCCATGATGCTTTAATGGAGGATGTTAATGTTGGCAACGCTGGTTTGGCCGAAATAGGGTTTGGACAGGACAACTCTTTCGGGAATACACCCAGAAGCGCCAAAAAACCATCTCTGGAGGAGGCCTCTGCTGAACAGAAATGTACCGACATAGCCATGGTTTCTCTTCATCTCATTCAAAACAAAAGGCCCTTCAAATGCTCTCATTGTGGGTGTGAGAAAACTTTCAAGAATCCTCAGACACTGAAAATGCATTCCAAGACTCACAGTTCCGATGAGGTTTCTCTTCAACTGAGCTCAGAACCAGTTCCTCATGCATGCAGGGCAGGACAGAACAAGAAGATTCCATGTAGATGCCCAGTCTGTGGAGGGACATTCGTCGGCCTTTACGAACTGAGGCGCCATTTCGGCAGGAAGCACTCAGAGGGGGAGAAGATGCATTGCTGCAAGAAATGTGGGAAAAAATTCTATGTTGAGGTGGATCTGAGAGACCACCTAAAGCTCTGCGGAGAGCCCATAGGATGCAAATGTGGGATGAAATTTGCATTCAGATGCAACCTTCTGGCTCATAAAAAAGCTCATCCAGAATGCATGTAG
- the LOC116261785 gene encoding pentatricopeptide repeat-containing protein At1g80270, mitochondrial-like isoform X3: MWAVRRATNSNPLRGLGYQMLAARNFFVKRDGLSNGTVWCLNNHENGHFVVADNPLPKRFSNRLVYTKYFMGGKFLSSQARPVANGDEEGQDDTFSKLETPENVEGNKSEAPEEVDYLVSEPELSEEDDSAEDLTREHAEIDTSDSEVGFSAKVKDFQEKTSSSLSQLSEWLEASGSLPFTDRDYASRLDLVAKVRGIHAAELCLEKFPPNMQTELVYRTLLANYTSMQMLSKAEALFKLMKKKGFSLTAFSCNQLLALYKILDRKKFADVLLLMENENVEPTGFTYKILIDAKGRVGDYEGMEQVVEKMKSDGIVPDGYTQYLIASYYIKGRFYEKVDAVLKEMEGDPSKVKRSACIGLLSLYAALGRADDVSRIWKLCERNPRHAEFIFAIEAWGKLGKIENAEAVFQKRIDCGGKLPQRICTALLKVYTNHKLHDKAKHLVKRMLEEGGRLRPLTLDTIVKLYLQSGEVRRADSILQMALQQQHHAMPKYVTYLAILDRYAEEGDIHNAEKIFEQFRQAGYSRKVGTYRRLLFAYINAKQPAYGFAERLKADNILLQGTMASQLAQLNSCNKIAVAGLLE, from the exons ATGTGGGCAGTTCGCAGAGCTACCAACAGCAACCCTCTcag GGGACTGGGGTATCAGATGCTTGCTGCTAGAAACTTTTTTGTCAAACGGGACGGTTTAAGCAATGGCACTGTTTGGTGCCTAAATAATCATGAAAACGGTCATTTCGTTGTTGCTGATAACCCCTTGCCAAAGAGATTCTCTAATCGCCTTGTATACACCAAATACTTTATGGGTGGTAAGTTCCTTTCTTCACAGGCAAGGCCAGTGGCGAATGGAGATGAAGAAGGCCAAGATGATACATTCTCAAAGCTTGAGACTCCTGAGAATGTGGAGGGTAATAAAAGTGAGGCCCCGGAGGAGGTTGACTATTTGGTGTCTGAGCCTGAGCTATCAGAAGAAGATGATTCAGCTGAGGACTTGACCAGGGAACATGCAGAAATTGACACCTCGGATTCTGAAGTTGGTTTTAGTGCCAAAGTGAAGGACTTCCAGGAGAAGACTAGTTCCTCATTGAGTCAG CTTTCAGAATGGTTGGAAGCAAGTGGTAGCCTACCTTTCACTGACCGAGACTATGCTTCGCGTCTAGATTTGGTTGCCAAAGTTCGTGGCATTCATGCTGCTGAACTTTGCCTTGAAAAATTCCCACCAAATATGCAAACTGAATTGGTTTACAGGACTCTCTTGGCCAACTACACTAGCATGCAAATGTTAAGCAAAGCAGAGGCGTTGTTTAaattaatgaagaagaaaggcTTCTCGCTGACTGCATTTTCATGTAACCAACTGCTTGCACTGTACAAAATACTTGACAGAAAGAAATTTGCAGATGTTCTACTGCTGATGGAGAATGAAAATGTTGAGCCAACAGGCTTCACTTATAAGATCTTGATTGATGCAAAAGGTAGAGTTGGTGATTATGAGGGGATGGAACAAGTTGTAGAGAAAATGAAATCTGACGGGATAGTTCCTGATGGATATACCCAATATCTGATAGCTAGCTACTACATCAAAGGCAGGTTTTATGAGAAGGTAGATGCAGTCTTAAAGGAAATGGAAGGAGATCCATCAAAGGTTAAACGTAGTGCTTGCATAGGTTTACTTTCTCTCTACGCTGCCCTTGGCAGAGCTGATGATGTTAGCCGAATCTGGAAACTCTGTGAGCGAAATCCACGACATGCTGAGTTTATATTTGCCATTGAAGCATGGGGAAAGCTGGGTAAGATAGAGAATGCAGAGGCAGTGTTTCAAAAGAGGATTGACTGTGGAGGGAAGCTGCCCCAGAGAATCTGCACCGCGTTACTTAAGGTTTATACAAACCACAAGCTGCATGATAAGGCCAAACATTTGGTGAAGCGCATGTTGGAAGAGGGTGGCAGGCTGAGGCCCTTGACGCTGGACACAATTGTGAAGCTTTATTTGCAATCGGGTGAGGTGCGGAGGGCTGACTCTATCCTCCAGATGGCTCTGCAGCAGCAACACCATGCAATGCCCAAGTACGTCACTTATTTGGCCATCTTAGATAGATACGCAGAGGAGGGCGATATTCACAATGCCGAGAAAATCTTCGAGCAGTTCAGACAGGCCGGATACAGCAGGAAGGTTGGTACGTATCGGCGGCTACtctttgcatatataaatgcaAAGCAACCTGCATATGGATTCGCAGAAAGACTGAAGGCAGACAATATACTTCTACAGGGAACAATGGCATCTCAGCTGGCGCAGCTTAACAGTTGCAACAAGATTGCGGTAGCAGGATTGCTGGAATGA